The Chloroflexota bacterium sequence GGGGGATTTCCTGGGCATTGCGATCTTCGGGACAGCCATCCCCTATGGCTTGATGTTCGCAGGTCTCAGTCGCACGGAGGCGACGACCGCGAGCGTGCTCCTCCTGGTGGAGCCAATCAGCGTGATCGTCATGTCCATGCTGTTTCTGGGGCAGTCTGTCAGCCTGTGGCAGGGCGTGGGCGGCGCGGTGATCCTGTGCGCGGCGCTGCTGGCCTCGCGTTGACAGACCAACCGTAAGTTGACATAACGCGAGGGCGAGTATCAGCGCTGCGCGCGCTTCAGCGCCTGGCGGGCATGGTCGGCTACGTTTTCCATCGTGAATCCGAGTTTTGCATACACGACCGGCCCGGGCGCGCTGGCTCCGAAGCGCCCAAGTCCCACGATGGCGCCGTTCTCGCCGACGTATCGCTCCCAGCCCAACGGCACGCCTGCCTCCACGGAGACCCGCGCGCGAACGGCGCGGGGCAGGACGCTCTCCCGATAGTCCTCCGGTTGCTGCTCAAAGAGTTCCCACGAGGGCATGGAGACGACTCTGGCGTTGACCCCTTCGGTCGCCAGTTGCTGCCCGGCTTGCAGGGCGAGGTGCGTCTCGGAGCCTGTGCCGATCAGGATCACGTCGGGGATGCCGTCTCGCGACTGCCACAGGATGTAGGCTCCTCGGCGCAGGCCCTCGGCAGGCGCTACCTGCGAGCGATCCAGGGTTGGCACGTTCTGCCGCGTGAAGAACAGGGCCGTAGGGCCGTGGGTGTTGAGCAAGGCCGCGCGCCAGGCTTCCGCCGTCTCCGCTGCGTCGGCGGGGCGGATGACCGTGAGGTTGGGCACGGCGCGTAGGCTCATGATCTGCTCCACGGGCTGGTGGGTGGGGCCATCCTCGCCCAGGGCGATGCTGTCATGGGTGAAGACGTAGATGACGCGGATGCCCATGAGGGCCGCCAGACGCATGGAGGGGCGCATGTAGTCGGCGAAGACGGTGAAGGTGGCCGTGTAGGGGATGAGGCCGCCGTGGAGCGCCATTCCGTTGGCGATGGCGGCCATGGCGTGCTCGCGGACGCCGAAGTGGATGTTGCGCCCGCCGTAGCCCCATTCGCCGCCCACCGCGCCTTGCCGGTCCTCGGGGTTGTGCCGGGGACTTTGGAAGTCGCCGTACCCTTTGAGCCAGGTGAAGGTGGAGGGGTTCAAGTCGGCGGAGCCGCCCATCAGTTCGGGCACGGCTGCGGCCAGGCACTGGAGCACGGTTTCGGACGCTTTGCGCGTGGGCTGGCCTTTGGCGTCCGGCGGGAAGACGGGCAGGCTCGCTTCCCAACCCTCGGGCAGGTGGCCTGCTGTGCAGCGCAGGAACTCGGCGGCAAGGTCGGGGTACGCCTTCTCGTAGCGGGCCAACAGGGTTTGCCAGCGGGCTTCGGCTTCGTGCCCGCGCGCTACCGCCGTGCGCAAGTGCGCCAGGGCCTCGCCAGGGATGTGGAATGGCTCTTGCGGCCAGCCGAGGGCTTCCTTGGCCGCGCGGAGTTCCTCGTCGCCAAGGGGCGCTCCGTGCGCCTCAAACGTGTTTTGCTTGTGCGGCGCGCCATAGCCCAGGATCGTGCGCACGAGGATGAGCGAGGGGCGGGCACGGTGCGCCTTCGCCCTTCGGATGGCTGCCTCTATCGCTGCGAGATCGTTGCCGTCGTCCACGTGCTGGACGTGCCAGCCGTAGGCGCGGAAGCGTTTGGCCACGTCCTCGGTGAACGCGAGGTCGGTGGAGCCAGCCAGGGAGATGCGGTTGGCGTCGTAGAGGACGATGAGTTTGCCCAGCCGCAGGTGTCCTGCCAGCGAGCAGGCCTCCGAGGCCACGCCCTCCATCAGGTCGCCGTCGCTGGCGAGGACGTAGGTGTGGTGATCCACGATGGGATAGCCGGGGCGGTTGAACCGCGCCGCCAGGTGGGCCTCGGCAATGGCCATGCCGACGGCGTGGCTGATGCCCTGGCCCAAAGGGCCGGTGGTGGCCTCCACGCCTGGCGTATGGGGATATTCCGGGTGGCCGGGCGTCCTGCTGCCCCACTGGCGAAAGTTGAGGATGTCCTCCAGCGACAGGTCGTATCCGGTGAGGTGGAGGAGCGAGTAGAGCAACATGGACGCATGTCCCGCTGAGAGCACGAAGCGGTCTCGGTTGGGCCATTGGGGATTGCGCGGGTTGTGCTTGAGGAAGCGGTCCCACAGGATGTAGGCCATCGGCGCGGCACCCATGGGGGCGCCGGGGTGGCCCGAATTGGCCTTCTGCACGGCGTCTGCCGACAGGAAGCGGATGGTGTTGATGCACTGCTCGTCAAGCGACCTGGCGTCTTGCATGGTCGGCACCTCCTTGGAACGGCAGGATGCAACTGAACTACCGGCACATTATAGGCCGGTTGTCGGGAGAGCGCCAAT is a genomic window containing:
- the tkt gene encoding transketolase, with protein sequence MQDARSLDEQCINTIRFLSADAVQKANSGHPGAPMGAAPMAYILWDRFLKHNPRNPQWPNRDRFVLSAGHASMLLYSLLHLTGYDLSLEDILNFRQWGSRTPGHPEYPHTPGVEATTGPLGQGISHAVGMAIAEAHLAARFNRPGYPIVDHHTYVLASDGDLMEGVASEACSLAGHLRLGKLIVLYDANRISLAGSTDLAFTEDVAKRFRAYGWHVQHVDDGNDLAAIEAAIRRAKAHRARPSLILVRTILGYGAPHKQNTFEAHGAPLGDEELRAAKEALGWPQEPFHIPGEALAHLRTAVARGHEAEARWQTLLARYEKAYPDLAAEFLRCTAGHLPEGWEASLPVFPPDAKGQPTRKASETVLQCLAAAVPELMGGSADLNPSTFTWLKGYGDFQSPRHNPEDRQGAVGGEWGYGGRNIHFGVREHAMAAIANGMALHGGLIPYTATFTVFADYMRPSMRLAALMGIRVIYVFTHDSIALGEDGPTHQPVEQIMSLRAVPNLTVIRPADAAETAEAWRAALLNTHGPTALFFTRQNVPTLDRSQVAPAEGLRRGAYILWQSRDGIPDVILIGTGSETHLALQAGQQLATEGVNARVVSMPSWELFEQQPEDYRESVLPRAVRARVSVEAGVPLGWERYVGENGAIVGLGRFGASAPGPVVYAKLGFTMENVADHARQALKRAQR